AATCATAAATGCCAGCGGCGGTATGCGATACGCTATACCCTGTATGACATTTTTTTAACCATGTATAACAAGTAGGTACTTCCATGTCGAGTAAGTTAGTACTGGTTCTTAACTGCGGTAGTTCATCCCTGAAATTCGCCATCATCGATGCGATTAACGGAGAAGAGTACCTGTCTGGTTTAGCCGAATGTTTCAACCTGCCTGAAGCCCGCATCAAATGGAAAATGGACGGCGGTAAACACGACGCCGAACTGGGTGCCGGTGCAGCTCACAGTGAAGCGCTGAACTTCATCGTCAATACCATTCTGTCTCAGAAGCCAGAGCTGTCTGCTCAGTTGGTTGCTATCGGTCACCGTATCGTTCACGGCGGTGAGAAGTTCACCCAATCCGCGATCATCACTGATGATGTTCTTCAGGGTATCAAAGATTCCGTACCTTTTGCACCTCTGCACAACCCGGCGCACTTGATCGGTATTGATGAAGCACTGAAATCTTTCCCGCATCTGGCTGATAAAAACGTCGCTGTTTTCGACACCGCGTTCCACCAGACCATGCCGGAAGAATCCTACCTTTATGCACTGCCGTACAAACTGTATAAAGAAAACCACATCCGCCGCTACGGCGCACATGGCACCAGCCACTACTTTGTTTCTCGTGAAGCGGCGAAAGTGCTGAACAAACCGATAGAAGAGCTGAACGTCATCACTTGCCACTTGGGCAACGGTGGTTCTGTTACTGCAATCCGTAACGGCGAGTGCGTTGACACCTCTATGGGTCTGACGCCGCTGGAAGGTCTGGTGATGGGTACGCGTAGTGGCGATATCGATCCCGCGATCATTTTCCACC
The window above is part of the Pectobacterium araliae genome. Proteins encoded here:
- the ackA gene encoding acetate kinase, whose protein sequence is MSSKLVLVLNCGSSSLKFAIIDAINGEEYLSGLAECFNLPEARIKWKMDGGKHDAELGAGAAHSEALNFIVNTILSQKPELSAQLVAIGHRIVHGGEKFTQSAIITDDVLQGIKDSVPFAPLHNPAHLIGIDEALKSFPHLADKNVAVFDTAFHQTMPEESYLYALPYKLYKENHIRRYGAHGTSHYFVSREAAKVLNKPIEELNVITCHLGNGGSVTAIRNGECVDTSMGLTPLEGLVMGTRSGDIDPAIIFHLHDAMGMSVDAINTLLTKESGLLGLTEVTSDCRYVEDNYETKADARRAMDVYCHRLAKYIGSYAALMEGRLDAVIFTGGIGENAAMVRELSLKKLGLLGFDVDHERNLAARFGKGGNIAKDGTRPALVIPTNEELVIAEDAYRLTA